In the genome of Bordetella avium, the window GTAGCCAATTCATCGCGCAGTAATTGCACGCGCTCGGTCTCATCCAGCAGGTCGTAGCGGGGCGGCCCGCCCGCGCGAGCAAAGAGCTCGGTCAGCACGCGTTCGTGCACGTCTGAACTTTGACGCAGATCCAGGGTCGCCAAGTGGAAACCAAAGACCGAAACCGATTGCAGCAGGCCAGACAGCCGCAGCCTGGCAATCGGGCTGCCATGGTGGCGCGAGAGCGAGTCCATGATGACGTTCAGATCGTTCATCAGCGCTTGCGGGTGATCGTAGGGCGCTGCCGGCCGCGTGCTGCGCCGGGCAAGATCGCGGCCAGTCAGGGTGTTCGCGGTTGCGGCCAGGCGCGCGTAAATGCCGATCAGGGCCCGCCGGTAGGGCTCGTCCTGGCGATGAGGGGAGCTGTCGCCGCTGGCATCGGCTAATTCGCGCAGTGCATCGCTGACATGGCTGAGCAGGGTGGTGATCGAGAGTTCGGCGCCCAGCGCATGAACCTCGTTCAAGTAGTACTCGAACACTACCGCAGCCTGGCGCAGCATCGCCAACTCCAGGGTGCCGGCATCGACGTTGAGGTTGCCGTCGCGGTCGCCGCCTATCCAGCTTCCCATGCGCAGAAAAGGCACCAGCGGTTCGGGCGCTGCGCTGAAAGAGGATTCCGGACGTAGCAATTTCGACAGGCCGGTGTACAAGCGCGGGATGGCGGGCAGAAACGTGCTGCGGTAATAGGACAGCGCGTTCTCGATCTCGTCTGCGACCGTCAGCCGCGTATAACGCAGCATGCGTGTCTGCCAGAGCGTGTCCACACGGCCTAGCAAGGCGTTATCGATGTCGGCGATTTCTTCGGCAGTCAGGGTTTGGTCGCGCTGCGCGAGGAGGGCGGCGATCTCGCGGTGTGCGTCCAGCGTGCTCTTGCGCTGGACTTCCGTCGGATGGGCGGTCAATACCGGCATGACGCAGGCTTCAGCCAGCAGACGCCGGATACGCTCTGCGGTGACGCCCTGCGAACGCAGTTGCTGCACGGTGTGGTGCAGGCTGCCCGGCGCCGGCGCGGTCAGCGCTTGCGCGCGCTGGCGCCGGTGTTGATCGCGGTCCTCGGCAATGTTGAATAGATGCAAAAAGTAGCTGAAAGCGCGCGCCACCATATTGGGATCGGTGCCGCGCAGTTGCTTGACCAATTTCTGCATCAGCAGGCCGTCTTCCGGCTTTCCCTGGCGCCGGAACCTGACGGCGCTGCGGCGTAGCGTTTCGATGGTGTCGTAGACCCGTTTACCTTCGCAGGCTTGAACTACGATACCCAGTTGATGCCCGAGCAGGCGGATGTCGTTGCGTAAGGGCTCGGCCAGATTGGACGGCGTGCGTGTTGCGGTCATCAGGAGTTCCAGGAAAGGACGGCTGAGTTGCGGGCAAGCTGCGTAAATTCTACGCAGCCTTTCTTACATCGGGGGCTGCGTTACAGTGGCAGCTGCCATGCACTTTCCCGTTTTCATCATGCAAAATCATCAACGCCGCGCCCTGGTTCTGTTTTCCGGCGGCCAGGATTCCACCACCTGTCTGGCCTGGGCCCTGGATCGCTATGCCCATGTCGAGACCGTCGCTTTCGACTATGGCCAGCGCCACCGTATCGAGCTGGACGCCCGCTTGAATGTGCTGCGCGAGATCCGTGGCCGTTTTCCCGCCTGGGCGGCGCGTTTGGGCCAAGACCATCTGCTGGATTTGAAAGTGCTCGGTCAGGTTGGCGATACGGCCATGACCAGTGATCGGGCCATCGAAATGCAGGCCAATGGCCTGCCCAATACTTTTGTGCCGGGGCGCAACCTGCTGTTTCTGACCCTGGCGGCCGCGCTGGGCTACCGCCGCCAGCTCGATGTGCTGGTGGGCGGCATGTGCGAAACCGATTTCTCGGGCTACCCAGATTGCCGCGATGACACCATGAAGGCGCAACAGGTTGCACTCAGCCTGGGGCTGGGTTCGCGCGTCACGATAGAAACGCCGCTCATGTGGCTGGACAAGGCCGACACCTGGGCCCTGGCCGATAGCCTGGGCGGCGAATCCCTGGTGCAAACCATCGTCGAAGAAAGCCACACCTGCTATGTGGGGGAGCGTGGCCAGCGTCACGATTGGGGTTATGGCTGCGGCGAGTGTCCGGCCTGCGTCTTGCGCAAGGCAGGATGGTCGCGCTGGGCGGAGCGCGCGCCGCGCTAATGGCCGGCCTGGCGGCCGTCGTCAGGCGTGATGAGGCGGCGGGGTGTGCGCGCCGTCGCCCAGCGTACGCTGCATGAAAGTGGTATCCCGCCACTGGCCATGTTTATAGCCAACGGCTTTCAGGGTGCCTGCCACTTCGAACCCGCAGCGCGCGTGCAGCGCCAATGAGGCTGGGTTGTTATCGCCGACCACGGCCAGCATCTGACGCCATCCGGCCGCCGCGCATCGCGCCACCAGCGTATCGAGCAGGCCGCGCCCTATGCCCAGGCCATGACGGCCTTCTCGTACATAGACCGAGTCTTCGCAGGTATGGCGGTAAGCCGCTCGTGGGCGGTAGAGCGTGGCATAGGCGTAGCCCACGATTTCTCCGTCACGTTCGGCCACCAGATAAGGCAGACCCTGGGCCAGCACTGCGGCGCGTCGCTGGAAAATGTCGTGGATGCCCGGAGGGTCCAACTCGAAGGAGGAGGTGCCGTGCAACACGTGGTGCGCGTAAATAGCCTGTATCGGATCAAGATCAGTTTCCGCGCTGTCGCGGATCAGGAGGTTCAGGTTCACGCGGGCTCTCGTTGCGCTTAAGGCGAATAGCTTGCAAGTGTGCGCCCACCGTAAAAATAAATGAATACCCAGGGAAAACCCGGGGTCTGAACCGCGCCGGCCTCTCATTGTTATGCCCTCAGGCTCGTATCAGGGCGGTGATACCCGATCCAGCGTAATATTTATATCTTTGCTGACATTACCGCCCGAGAAGGATCATGCCGCACTACCGTTCACGCACCTCCACACATGGCCGCAATATGGCTGGCGCGCGCGCGCTTTGGCGCGCTACCGGCATGAAGGATGGCGACTTCGGCAAGCCCATCATCGCGGTGGTCAATTCGTTCACGCAGTTCGTGCCCGGCCATGTGCATCTGAAGGATCTGGGCGCCCTGGTGGCCAGCCAGATCGAAGCGGCCGGGGGCGTCGCCAAAGAATTCAACACCATCGCCGTCGATGACGGCATCGCGATGGGGCATGGCGGCATGCTGTATTCCCTGCCTTCGCGTGAATTGATCGCCGACTCGGTCGAATACATGGTCAATGCGCATTGCGCCGACGCCATGGTCTGTATCTCCAACTGCGACAAGATAACTCCGGGAATGCTGATGGCCGCCATGCGCCTGAACATTCCGGTCGTGTTTGTGTCCGGCGGCCCCATGGAGGCCGGGAAGGTCGTTTCGCCGACCGACGGCAAAGTGATCAAGCTGGATCTGGTCGACGCCATGATCAAGGCAGCCGATCCCAACGTGAGTGACGCCGAGGCCGAACAGGTCGAGCGCAGCGCCTGCCCGACCTGCGGCTCCTGTTCCGGTATGTTCACGGCCAACTCCATGAACTGCCTGACCGAAGCCATCGGCCTGGCCTTGCCGGGCAATGGCACCATCGTCGCCACGCACGCCTGGCGCCGTGGGCTGTTCGAGCAAGCTGGCCGCCTGGTTGTGGATCTGTGCCGCCGCTATTACGAGCAGGATGACGCCTCTGTTCTGCCACGTAGCATCGCCACCAAGGCGGCATTCGAGAATGCAATGTCGCTGGACGTCGCCATGGGCGGCTCGACCAATACCGTGCTGCATTTGCTGGCTGCCGCACAGGAGGCTGGCGTGGATTTCACGATGGCCGACATCGACCGCATTTCGCGCAAAGTGCCCTGCCTGTGCAAGGCCGCGCCCGCGACGGATAAATACCACATTGAAGACGTGCACCGCGCCGGCGGCATCCTGGGTATTCTGGGTGAACTGGGGCGTGCTAACCTGCTTGATCTGTCCTGCGGCAACGTACACAGCGGCACCTTAGGCCAGGCCATCGCACAATGGGACGTGGCCGGCGGCGCGGGCGAAGCCGCGCAAACCTTCTATCGGGCGGCGCCCGGCGGCGTGCCGACCACGGTGGCCTTCAGCCAGGATAAGACTTTCCTGACGCTGGACTTGGATCGCAAGGCCGGTTGCATTCGAAGCAAAGAACACGCCTATTCCCAGGACGGCGGCCTGGCTGTGCTCTATGGCAACCTTGCCGAGAAGGGCTGCATTGTGAAGACTGCTGGCGTCGATGAATCGCAGTGGGTATTCACCGGTCGTGCGCGTGTGTTCGAAAGCCAGGAAGACGCCGTGGAAGGCATTCTGGGAGACAAGGTCGAGGCGGGCGATGTGGTCATCATTCGCTACGAAGGCCCCAAGGGCGGTCCTGGCATGCAGGAAATGCTCTACCCGACCTCTTACCTGAAGTCCAAGGGCCTGGGCAAAACCTGCGCCCTGTTCACGGACGGCCGTTTTTCGGGCGGCTCGTCAGGCCTGGTGATCGGTCATGCCTCGCCAGAGGCCGCCGAGGGCGGTGCGATCGGTTTGGTCGAAGATGGC includes:
- a CDS encoding GNAT family N-acetyltransferase, translated to MNLNLLIRDSAETDLDPIQAIYAHHVLHGTSSFELDPPGIHDIFQRRAAVLAQGLPYLVAERDGEIVGYAYATLYRPRAAYRHTCEDSVYVREGRHGLGIGRGLLDTLVARCAAAGWRQMLAVVGDNNPASLALHARCGFEVAGTLKAVGYKHGQWRDTTFMQRTLGDGAHTPPPHHA
- the ilvD gene encoding dihydroxy-acid dehydratase, whose protein sequence is MPHYRSRTSTHGRNMAGARALWRATGMKDGDFGKPIIAVVNSFTQFVPGHVHLKDLGALVASQIEAAGGVAKEFNTIAVDDGIAMGHGGMLYSLPSRELIADSVEYMVNAHCADAMVCISNCDKITPGMLMAAMRLNIPVVFVSGGPMEAGKVVSPTDGKVIKLDLVDAMIKAADPNVSDAEAEQVERSACPTCGSCSGMFTANSMNCLTEAIGLALPGNGTIVATHAWRRGLFEQAGRLVVDLCRRYYEQDDASVLPRSIATKAAFENAMSLDVAMGGSTNTVLHLLAAAQEAGVDFTMADIDRISRKVPCLCKAAPATDKYHIEDVHRAGGILGILGELGRANLLDLSCGNVHSGTLGQAIAQWDVAGGAGEAAQTFYRAAPGGVPTTVAFSQDKTFLTLDLDRKAGCIRSKEHAYSQDGGLAVLYGNLAEKGCIVKTAGVDESQWVFTGRARVFESQEDAVEGILGDKVEAGDVVIIRYEGPKGGPGMQEMLYPTSYLKSKGLGKTCALFTDGRFSGGSSGLVIGHASPEAAEGGAIGLVEDGDVIEIDIPKRRMHLAVDDAELARRRAAMDARGDKAWQPLDRERVVSLALQAYAALATSADRGAVRDLSQIKR
- the queC gene encoding 7-cyano-7-deazaguanine synthase QueC: MQNHQRRALVLFSGGQDSTTCLAWALDRYAHVETVAFDYGQRHRIELDARLNVLREIRGRFPAWAARLGQDHLLDLKVLGQVGDTAMTSDRAIEMQANGLPNTFVPGRNLLFLTLAAALGYRRQLDVLVGGMCETDFSGYPDCRDDTMKAQQVALSLGLGSRVTIETPLMWLDKADTWALADSLGGESLVQTIVEESHTCYVGERGQRHDWGYGCGECPACVLRKAGWSRWAERAPR